The Pseudomonas sp. TH06 genome contains the following window.
CCGGCGCTTTCGCCGATATTGGCGAACACTTCGACGGCGTGACCATCGGTGGTGTGCGCCGGTTGATGACGTTGTTCGGCGGCAGCCTTGAGGCGCTGCTCGCGGGTGTCGCGTTCTTCGGTGGCGCGTTGCAGCGTGGCCGAATCAGCGTCGACGTGCAGGCGACCGCGCTGGCCGTCGAGCAGCAACGGCGTGCCCGGCGCCAGCAGCAACACCGCTGCGCCAGCCCCGACCAGTGCCGGAATGCCGAGGGCGCGGGCGACAATGGCGCTGTGCGCCGTGGCACCGCCGCGAGCGGTAAGAATCCCCGCTACACGCGCCGGATCGAGCCGCGCCACGTCGGACGGGCCGACTTCATCCATCACCAGAATGTACGGCTGCTCGGGTTCACTCGGGGTCTGCACGCCACACAGTTGCGCCAGCACCCGGCGACCGATGTCGCGCAGGTCCGCCGCACGCTCGGCGAGCAAGGCATCCTGCAAGGATTCCTGCTGCTTCGCTGCCGCTTCGATTACCGCCATCCACGCCGCTTCAGCGCTCTCGCCCTGCTTGAGGCGCGTGTCGACTTCATCGGTGAGTTCCGGGTCGTCGAGCATTTCCTGGTGGGTGATGAAAATCTCGCGGATGGCTTTGGCTTTGCTGCGTTCGATCAAGCCTTGAATGTCGCTGCGCACATCGCTCAGCGCTTGCTTGAGACGCTCACGTTCGATGGCGGCGGACTCGCCGCGCAACGGGTATTCGATGGTCTGCTGCACTTGAATGTGCGCCGGGCCGATGGCAATCCCGGGGGCAGCGGGAATCGCTTGCAGCAGGCTGCCGGATGCAGGCGCGATCAGCACTTCGGCAATCTCGGTGATGACTTCGCGTTGCTGACTGACGGCCGGCAGCGGCTCGACTTCTTCGCCGAGGCCTTCTTCGATGGCGGCGAGCAACGCGGGCAAGGCATCGGCGGCGATGCTCGGCTCGGCGATCAACTCCAGCACCTGACCACGGCGGGCGCCGAGGCTGAGCAGTTTGCTCAGACTCTTCACCGACACGGCGCTGTCCTGGCTGTCGACGATGCGCACGCGGATTTCGCCGTCAAAACGCTTCGCCAGTTGCGCCAGAATCTTCGCCGGCCGCGCGTGCAAGCCATGCGCGTTGGCCAATGCAATGCGGGCGCTCGGCCAGTCGGCGGGCAACTCGCCGCCGAGCACTTCGAGGACTTTACGACTACTGGTGGCGCGGCCCAATTCATGGCCACGACCTTCGATGAGCAATGCACACAAACGTTCGAGCAAGGCCTGATGCGCCTCGCCAAGACTGGCCAGACAGAACAGGCCGCTCAGCGGTTGGCCAAGATAGCGAATCGGTTTGTCCGGCGTAACGAACGCCAGCCCCGGACGCTTCACGGTTTGCTCACTGTGCAGCCACCACAAACCATCCCCCAGCGGCAGCGCTTCGACTTGCTGCAACACGCCGGCAAAACCGTTGCTCACACAATCGGCCTGACGCAGCAGACGCGCACCGCGCCAGACCAGTTCCTCGAAATCGTCAGCGGCGACGCCAAGGCCGATCATCTGCGCATCCAGCGCCAGTTCCTGCGGCGCGCCTTGCAGCAGTTTCAGCAGCGCTTCGGGCGAACTGGCGCGGCGCAACGCCTGACCGAGATCGGTCTCGCCGAGGGCACGGGTCAGCAGTTGCAAGAGACGCAGGTGTTCATCGGATTTGGCCGCAATGCCGATGGCCAGATAAACGATCTGGCCATCGCCCCAATCGACCCCGTCGGGAAACTGCATCAGGCGCACGCCGGTGGCGAACACTTGATCGCGGGTCTCGGGCGTACCGTGGGGAATGGCAATACCTTGACCGAGAAAGGTCGAGCCCTGGGCCTCCCGCGCCTGCAATCCGGCAAGGTATCCATCAGCGACCAGGCCATCGGCCACCAGATGATTGGCCAGCAATTGCAAAGCAGCGGATTTATCCACAGCCGATTGGCCCATGGATATCTGCTCTATAGTGAGCTCGAGCATGCGATCTCCTTTTTGGCGCTTTGAGAGTGCCAGGTATTGTTTTGGATGGTTGCAGCTTAGGCGCTCTGCCGCTTTGCTTTTCAGCGGCAGTTTTGGCGGTTTCACGGCAGAACCGGCCAAAGGCGTCTAAAACGTAGAAATTACGCTTGCTGAAACGTTTAATCTAGATTGATCGGCACGTTACTCGATAATGTCCCATCCTTGAAGTCCAACTTGTCGGATGCGCGTAGGCAATAAGTCGTCTGCCCTAATCGGGTAGGATTGGCGAAAATCTCGCGGCATGCTCGAAACAACAAGGAAATCCCGGGTTGAAACTCAGTGATATCGCGCGGTTGGCCGGAGTGTCCGTGACCACCGCCAGCTACGTCATCAACGGCAAGGCCGAACAGCAGCGCATCAGCAACGCGACCGTCGAACGCGTGCGCGCGGTAGTCGACCTGCACGGCTTTACGCCCAATCCACAAGCGGCCGGGCTGCGCAGCCGTCACACGCGCACGCTGGGCTTTATTCTGCCGGATCTGGAAAACCCCAGTTACGCGCGGATCGCCAAACTGCTGGAACAAGGCGC
Protein-coding sequences here:
- the ptsP gene encoding phosphoenolpyruvate--protein phosphotransferase yields the protein MLELTIEQISMGQSAVDKSAALQLLANHLVADGLVADGYLAGLQAREAQGSTFLGQGIAIPHGTPETRDQVFATGVRLMQFPDGVDWGDGQIVYLAIGIAAKSDEHLRLLQLLTRALGETDLGQALRRASSPEALLKLLQGAPQELALDAQMIGLGVAADDFEELVWRGARLLRQADCVSNGFAGVLQQVEALPLGDGLWWLHSEQTVKRPGLAFVTPDKPIRYLGQPLSGLFCLASLGEAHQALLERLCALLIEGRGHELGRATSSRKVLEVLGGELPADWPSARIALANAHGLHARPAKILAQLAKRFDGEIRVRIVDSQDSAVSVKSLSKLLSLGARRGQVLELIAEPSIAADALPALLAAIEEGLGEEVEPLPAVSQQREVITEIAEVLIAPASGSLLQAIPAAPGIAIGPAHIQVQQTIEYPLRGESAAIERERLKQALSDVRSDIQGLIERSKAKAIREIFITHQEMLDDPELTDEVDTRLKQGESAEAAWMAVIEAAAKQQESLQDALLAERAADLRDIGRRVLAQLCGVQTPSEPEQPYILVMDEVGPSDVARLDPARVAGILTARGGATAHSAIVARALGIPALVGAGAAVLLLAPGTPLLLDGQRGRLHVDADSATLQRATEERDTREQRLKAAAEQRHQPAHTTDGHAVEVFANIGESAGVISAVEQGAEGIGLLRTELIFMAHPQAPDEATQEAEYRRVLDGLGGRPLVVRTLDVGGDKPLPYWPIAKEENPFLGVRGIRLTLQRPQIMEAQLRALLRAADNRPLRIMFPMVGSVEEWRQARDMTERLRLEIPVADLQLGIMIEVPSAALLAPVLAKEVDFFSVGTNDLTQYTLAIDRGHPTLSAQADGLHPAVLQLIDITVRAAHAHGKWVGVCGELAADPLAVPVLVGLGVDELSVSGRSIAEVKARIRELSLTEAQTLAQQALSVGSANEVRALVEAL